One Corynebacterium tuberculostearicum DNA window includes the following coding sequences:
- the mca gene encoding mycothiol conjugate amidase Mca, producing MSDFRLLAIHAHPDDESSKGAATTARYAAEGNEVLVLTCTGGERGDVINPAMDRPGIKEKMGEVRREEMANAARALGVQHRWLGHVDSGLPDPVEGKTMEELLPEGCFALLGDDTVAQEYVQVIREFRPHVIVTYDENGGYPHPDHLMVHRASMIAWEKAGDAEYHPELGKPWEPLKLYYSHGFVYQRMKMFHDLLLEEGNTSPYGPMLARWDTTFGDIMARVTTQVECADYFSNREEALRAHATQIDPAGAFLATSVEVQQRLWPTEEFELAKTRVSTSLPENDLFAGIEEKEEA from the coding sequence GTGAGCGATTTTCGCCTACTAGCTATCCACGCGCACCCAGACGATGAATCATCTAAGGGTGCTGCAACCACCGCGCGCTATGCCGCAGAAGGCAATGAGGTTTTGGTGCTGACTTGTACCGGCGGCGAGCGCGGCGATGTGATTAACCCCGCCATGGATCGCCCGGGAATCAAGGAAAAGATGGGCGAGGTGCGCCGGGAAGAGATGGCTAACGCTGCGCGGGCGCTGGGCGTACAACATCGCTGGCTGGGCCACGTTGATTCCGGATTGCCGGATCCGGTTGAAGGCAAGACTATGGAGGAATTGCTGCCGGAGGGCTGTTTTGCGTTGCTGGGGGATGACACCGTTGCGCAGGAATACGTCCAGGTTATCCGAGAATTTCGTCCACACGTCATTGTTACCTATGACGAAAATGGTGGCTACCCGCACCCAGACCACCTTATGGTGCACCGGGCTTCAATGATCGCGTGGGAGAAGGCGGGCGATGCCGAGTATCACCCAGAGCTGGGTAAGCCGTGGGAGCCGCTGAAGCTCTACTACTCGCACGGCTTCGTCTACCAGCGCATGAAGATGTTCCATGATTTGCTATTAGAAGAGGGGAATACCAGCCCCTATGGGCCGATGCTGGCGCGCTGGGACACCACTTTTGGCGATATCATGGCGCGTGTAACCACCCAGGTGGAATGCGCGGATTACTTCAGCAATCGCGAGGAGGCCTTGCGGGCGCACGCTACGCAGATCGATCCGGCGGGTGCCTTCTTGGCGACGTCGGTGGAGGTACAGCAGCGCCTTTGGCCCACCGAGGAGTTCGAGCTGGCGAAGACTCGCGTTTCTACCTCCCTGCCAGAAAATGACCTCTTCGCCGGCATCGAAGAGAAAGAGGAGGCCTAA
- a CDS encoding DUF4307 domain-containing protein: MTSAGKSRPAARYGSRGSSEKNSGSWTNKALVLIFVAIFIALIFFGFRYFQEKERVNAQVSIVTQEVLSDDSTRVWVDVTRNHTDEDAYCIVQAYDYSKAEVGRREFPVPAGGNETQRIAVDVPTNARAVAGGAYGCSGNIPEYLDMDNPDYAESR; this comes from the coding sequence ATGACTTCCGCCGGAAAATCTCGCCCAGCCGCCCGCTACGGCTCCCGCGGCTCCTCTGAAAAGAACTCTGGTAGCTGGACTAATAAGGCGCTGGTGCTTATCTTTGTCGCCATTTTTATTGCACTTATTTTCTTCGGATTCCGGTATTTCCAGGAAAAGGAGCGGGTGAACGCACAGGTGTCCATCGTGACCCAGGAGGTTTTGAGCGATGATTCCACCCGCGTTTGGGTCGATGTCACCCGCAATCACACCGATGAAGATGCCTACTGCATTGTCCAAGCCTATGACTATTCCAAGGCCGAAGTAGGCCGCCGTGAATTCCCTGTTCCCGCGGGCGGAAACGAAACCCAGCGCATCGCTGTCGACGTCCCAACCAACGCTCGTGCCGTAGCTGGCGGGGCCTATGGTTGTTCCGGCAATATCCCCGAATACTTGGATATGGATAACCCTGACTACGCGGAAAGCCGCTAG
- the greA gene encoding transcription elongation factor GreA gives MAEQQKQYITPETKAKLEAELQELIDHRPVVAAEINERREEGDLKENAGYDAAREMQDQEEARIKQISEVLANATTERGAVQEGVAHTGSVVHVYYNGDKDDKETFLIGTRAAASDNKDLETYSEQSPLGAAILGAQEGETREYTAPNGKTISVTIESAAPYDSAKAAAPRES, from the coding sequence ATGGCTGAGCAGCAAAAGCAGTACATCACCCCAGAGACCAAGGCGAAGCTCGAGGCCGAGCTGCAAGAGCTCATCGACCACCGCCCAGTAGTCGCGGCTGAAATCAACGAGCGCCGTGAGGAAGGCGACCTCAAAGAGAACGCCGGTTACGACGCCGCACGTGAGATGCAGGACCAGGAAGAGGCCCGCATTAAGCAGATTTCTGAGGTTCTTGCGAATGCCACCACCGAGCGCGGTGCTGTTCAGGAGGGCGTTGCCCACACCGGTTCCGTAGTTCACGTTTACTACAACGGTGACAAGGACGATAAGGAGACCTTCCTCATCGGTACCCGCGCCGCTGCTTCCGATAACAAGGACCTAGAAACCTATTCCGAGCAGTCCCCGCTGGGCGCTGCCATCCTTGGCGCACAAGAGGGCGAGACCCGCGAGTACACCGCTCCGAATGGCAAGACCATTTCGGTCACCATCGAGTCCGCAGCGCCGTATGATTCTGCTAAGGCCGCTGCACCACGCGAGTCCTAA
- a CDS encoding thiamine biosynthesis protein X, whose amino-acid sequence MKKFSRFAAAGLVFTAGLSLAACHPPNQQDSDSKVENASTFTGEAPMQKDAETSSSAPETVIEEEAPVVESGVPEEPAQPHVNGTATELPQQ is encoded by the coding sequence ATGAAGAAGTTCTCCCGTTTCGCCGCCGCTGGCCTGGTCTTCACTGCTGGCCTCTCCCTCGCTGCTTGCCACCCACCGAACCAGCAGGATTCTGATTCCAAGGTAGAAAATGCCTCCACCTTCACCGGTGAGGCCCCGATGCAGAAGGACGCTGAGACCAGCTCTTCCGCACCCGAGACCGTTATTGAAGAGGAAGCACCTGTAGTCGAGTCCGGTGTTCCAGAAGAGCCAGCGCAGCCGCACGTTAACGGTACCGCCACCGAACTGCCACAGCAGTAA
- a CDS encoding DUF3558 family protein produces the protein MKRQVTVATLMVGSTVMLSSCVADIGTRSASEETTKVDEAGGISSTDGAGGTNGDAGDDVHDNQGETAHTNGGENAGGAGQPGEAGATGSEDTSGVLPPLGEFDPADPSFELFDPCTEIPSNKIEGIGLKPRPLDYRRDSGSTFCNFESSGSNFSAGVLVSMASDSDSIDALNLNEELQQKSHGVEGKQIQIYRSEIFGGTQCDGYVLTERGTVIVSVNDIGSQSTTEERCNLTDSLINQLS, from the coding sequence GTGAAGCGTCAGGTCACCGTAGCAACGTTGATGGTCGGCAGCACCGTTATGCTGAGCAGCTGCGTTGCGGACATCGGTACGAGGAGCGCGTCAGAGGAGACCACCAAGGTGGACGAGGCTGGCGGCATTAGTTCGACCGACGGTGCAGGGGGAACCAACGGGGACGCGGGGGATGATGTGCACGACAATCAGGGGGAAACGGCACACACCAATGGCGGGGAGAATGCGGGCGGCGCCGGCCAACCGGGGGAGGCCGGCGCCACGGGGTCGGAAGACACTTCCGGCGTCCTACCGCCACTGGGGGAATTCGATCCGGCAGACCCGAGCTTCGAGCTTTTTGATCCGTGTACGGAGATTCCGAGTAACAAAATAGAAGGTATTGGGTTGAAGCCAAGGCCACTTGATTATCGTAGGGATTCGGGGAGCACTTTCTGCAACTTTGAATCGAGTGGGTCAAACTTTTCGGCGGGTGTTCTTGTCTCGATGGCCAGTGATTCGGATTCAATAGATGCGTTGAATTTGAATGAGGAACTGCAGCAAAAAAGTCATGGGGTGGAAGGGAAACAAATACAGATCTATAGATCGGAAATTTTCGGAGGAACCCAGTGTGACGGATACGTGTTAACTGAACGGGGAACCGTAATCGTCAGCGTAAATGATATTGGTAGCCAGTCAACCACTGAAGAGCGGTGCAATCTTACAGACTCATTAATAAATCAGCTTAGCTAA
- a CDS encoding Bax inhibitor-1/YccA family protein has protein sequence MRSSNPVMSSLTENSSRQNPGYADASTRPMTVDDVVTKTGITLGVIIVAAAINFALGMLVSPGIAMALTLVGGIGGFITVLVASFGKKWGSAAVTLIYAVFEGLFVGGFSLMFANVNFQGEGGMAIIGQAIVGTIGVFIGMLIVYKTGAVKVTPKFTKILFGLIAGVAVMALVNFLGAIFFDFNPLRDGGPIAIIFSLVCIVLGALSFLTDFDQADRMIRAGAPAKNAWGVALGLAVTLVWLYTEILRLLSYFQRD, from the coding sequence GTGCGTTCAAGCAATCCGGTAATGAGTTCTCTGACCGAAAATAGTAGCCGCCAAAATCCTGGTTATGCGGACGCATCTACTCGTCCCATGACCGTGGATGATGTAGTGACCAAGACGGGCATTACCCTCGGCGTCATCATTGTCGCCGCAGCCATCAACTTCGCCTTGGGAATGCTAGTGAGCCCAGGTATCGCCATGGCCTTGACTCTGGTCGGTGGTATCGGTGGCTTCATTACCGTGCTCGTTGCCTCTTTTGGTAAGAAGTGGGGTTCTGCTGCAGTCACCCTGATTTATGCCGTATTTGAAGGCCTATTTGTCGGCGGCTTCTCCTTGATGTTCGCCAATGTCAACTTCCAGGGCGAGGGCGGCATGGCCATCATTGGTCAAGCGATTGTCGGCACCATCGGTGTCTTTATCGGCATGCTGATTGTGTATAAGACTGGCGCAGTGAAGGTGACCCCGAAGTTCACCAAGATCCTTTTCGGCTTGATCGCTGGCGTTGCTGTCATGGCGCTTGTTAACTTCTTGGGCGCGATTTTCTTTGATTTCAATCCGTTGCGCGATGGTGGTCCGATTGCCATCATCTTCTCGCTGGTCTGCATCGTTCTTGGTGCCCTGTCCTTCCTGACCGACTTTGATCAGGCTGACCGCATGATCCGCGCTGGTGCTCCCGCTAAGAACGCGTGGGGTGTTGCTCTGGGCCTCGCTGTGACCTTGGTCTGGCTCTACACTGAAATTCTCCGTCTGCTGAGCTACTTCCAGCGAGACTAA
- a CDS encoding Ppx/GppA phosphatase family protein yields MTRVAAIDCGTNSIRLLISEIQDDGKVRDITRTMEIIRLGEGVDATGEIAPAALDRARVALEGYVRQMKFEKVTRVRMVATSATRDAKNQQEFFDMTAELLGQIQPGAQAEVVSGEEEALLSFNGAVADVEPDRGPFCVIDLGGGSTEFVVGTADGDILGTHSARMGCVRLTERIMRTDPPTESEIEIASEYVGERTAEVEKIVPISKARTIVGCAGTFTTLSALAQGLERYDADAIHGSELRFDALRVLLQQLISLPSDVRVLNPVIHPGRADVIGGGAVAVEGIMQLIERNCDARSFFISEKDILDGIIAGLAAEGTPR; encoded by the coding sequence ATGACTCGCGTTGCTGCGATTGATTGCGGTACCAATTCGATTCGCTTGCTCATCTCTGAAATTCAGGATGACGGCAAAGTTCGCGATATTACCCGCACCATGGAAATCATCCGCTTGGGAGAGGGAGTCGATGCCACTGGAGAAATCGCCCCTGCAGCCCTAGACCGCGCCCGCGTGGCCTTGGAAGGCTACGTACGTCAGATGAAGTTTGAGAAGGTCACCCGCGTGCGGATGGTCGCTACCTCCGCTACTCGCGATGCCAAGAACCAGCAGGAATTCTTCGACATGACCGCTGAGTTGCTAGGCCAAATTCAGCCTGGCGCACAGGCTGAGGTCGTCTCGGGTGAGGAAGAGGCTCTGCTGTCCTTTAATGGTGCCGTGGCCGATGTGGAGCCAGACCGCGGGCCATTCTGCGTCATCGACCTGGGTGGCGGTTCGACCGAGTTCGTCGTAGGCACGGCCGATGGCGATATCTTGGGCACCCACTCTGCCCGCATGGGGTGCGTCAGGCTAACCGAGCGCATTATGCGTACCGATCCGCCTACCGAGTCGGAGATTGAGATCGCTTCCGAGTACGTCGGCGAGCGCACGGCAGAAGTGGAAAAGATAGTACCTATTTCTAAGGCCCGTACCATCGTCGGATGCGCAGGCACTTTTACCACTCTTTCTGCATTGGCTCAGGGCCTTGAGCGCTACGACGCCGATGCCATTCACGGGTCTGAGCTCCGCTTCGATGCCCTTCGCGTGCTTTTGCAGCAGCTTATTAGCCTGCCTTCCGACGTCCGCGTCCTCAACCCCGTCATTCACCCTGGCCGTGCCGATGTCATCGGCGGTGGGGCCGTAGCCGTCGAAGGCATCATGCAGCTTATCGAGCGCAATTGCGATGCGCGCAGCTTTTTCATCAGTGAAAAGGACATTCTCGATGGCATTATCGCTGGTCTGGCTGCGGAGGGTACCCCTCGTTAA
- a CDS encoding DUF501 domain-containing protein, with protein sequence MTVTDADIAVVTEQLGRTPRGVLEVSYRTPDGQPAVIKTAPKLADGTPFPTLYYLTDPRLTAEASRLEVAHVMKWMEARLGKDKELAADYQRAHEYFLAKRNDIEDLGTDFSGGGMPDRVKCLHVLIAYALAEGPQHFRLGTEAVAMAADHGKLRGSAIPQDWPSVEDLGIDLAQFDFSNAE encoded by the coding sequence ATGACCGTCACTGATGCAGATATCGCTGTAGTAACTGAGCAATTGGGCCGCACTCCACGCGGGGTCCTAGAGGTTTCTTATCGCACGCCGGATGGGCAGCCCGCGGTAATTAAGACGGCGCCCAAGCTTGCCGACGGCACCCCATTCCCCACCCTCTACTACCTCACCGACCCACGGCTTACGGCCGAAGCCTCACGCTTGGAGGTTGCCCACGTTATGAAGTGGATGGAAGCCCGCTTGGGTAAGGACAAGGAATTGGCTGCCGACTATCAGCGCGCCCACGAATACTTTTTGGCCAAGCGCAATGACATCGAAGACCTTGGCACTGATTTCTCCGGTGGCGGGATGCCCGATCGGGTCAAATGTCTGCATGTGCTCATCGCGTATGCGCTTGCTGAAGGCCCACAGCATTTCCGGTTGGGAACTGAAGCGGTTGCCATGGCCGCTGACCATGGCAAGCTTCGAGGCTCTGCCATCCCGCAAGATTGGCCCAGCGTAGAGGATCTGGGGATTGACCTGGCCCAGTTCGATTTCTCTAACGCGGAATAG
- a CDS encoding septum formation initiator family protein codes for MAREKKRQRNRSRTKVPVASRAADIRKAQRAQLKQKQKPDRMSIAGVGVIVAIVLVVLFAIAIPLRNYYHGRSEIARLNESIAAKQDEKAALLEKVDKYKSDEYIKQEARRRFGVVDEGETAYRIIDPQIKPDDQLTTDGQKEEDSREWYEVLWDSVAEPPEEEAPSEQVNHLPIEPAPEENPDVR; via the coding sequence ATGGCACGCGAAAAGAAGAGGCAGCGAAACCGGAGCCGCACTAAGGTTCCGGTGGCCTCGCGTGCTGCGGATATCCGCAAAGCTCAGCGTGCACAGCTGAAGCAGAAACAGAAGCCGGACCGGATGAGTATTGCCGGAGTAGGCGTAATCGTAGCTATCGTGCTCGTGGTTTTGTTTGCTATCGCCATTCCGCTGCGCAATTACTACCACGGCCGGTCCGAAATTGCCCGCCTCAATGAGTCAATCGCTGCCAAGCAGGATGAGAAAGCTGCTTTGCTGGAGAAGGTTGATAAATATAAGTCCGATGAGTACATCAAGCAGGAGGCGCGGCGCCGATTCGGGGTCGTCGATGAGGGCGAGACCGCCTACCGCATCATTGACCCGCAGATTAAGCCGGATGACCAGCTCACCACAGATGGTCAGAAGGAAGAAGATTCCCGCGAATGGTACGAAGTTTTGTGGGATTCTGTAGCCGAGCCGCCTGAGGAAGAAGCTCCGTCCGAGCAGGTAAATCATCTTCCGATTGAGCCGGCGCCGGAAGAGAATCCAGATGTGCGATAA
- a CDS encoding ribonuclease, producing MSLKRLLPVLTATLFLASCSPSAQDGEYPVYGDGYDLNTKDGMADYLKEYKTLPDDYINHDADQLEGDDQPETFETNADSVKKAGEATCKNDELLDISKEYFRGNTDKFGEAVMSSVSGSDDKYSDVFEALNIPDDAPDNDKIMAAAMTSLGAVMACGDEFSDEELEEVAEAIHSS from the coding sequence ATGTCCCTCAAGCGCCTCCTCCCCGTTCTCACCGCAACCCTATTCCTTGCCAGCTGCAGCCCTTCCGCCCAAGACGGCGAATACCCCGTCTACGGAGACGGCTACGACCTGAACACCAAAGACGGCATGGCCGACTATCTCAAGGAGTACAAAACCCTGCCGGATGATTACATCAACCACGATGCTGACCAGCTCGAGGGCGACGATCAGCCCGAGACCTTTGAAACCAACGCGGATTCCGTCAAGAAGGCCGGCGAAGCTACCTGCAAGAATGACGAGTTGCTCGACATTTCAAAGGAATATTTCCGAGGAAACACCGACAAATTTGGGGAAGCTGTTATGTCATCAGTCAGCGGCTCTGATGATAAATACAGTGATGTTTTTGAGGCACTGAACATCCCCGATGACGCACCAGACAATGACAAGATCATGGCTGCAGCGATGACCTCACTCGGTGCCGTGATGGCTTGCGGCGATGAATTCAGCGATGAGGAACTGGAAGAGGTCGCTGAGGCCATCCATTCCAGCTAA
- a CDS encoding HNH endonuclease signature motif containing protein has product MTASDAPPKKAYFSTNNLDDTVCVLGMLQRIQSWQLYQSVLPRLEDDVECTTAALANRVGLSYWRVLSALRSHLRMRELPLTTAVQTEHWILDLPRLHVIDAELAPLGDDAEGIQLIDAALADFLTPKEPAQHVPTESEIRRFLRDYIDGILKPDIEKEIERSVSISYSKGQATITLKTDKATASAISRHIDKAARKKNITKSEALETLIFNRTQTKVVINTYAAGDDASRVYIPSAGWCVLTEHLSNYSMTRELCPEETSSYVPTEQIRTWVHGRDATCRWPGCSMPAHYCQLDHRVEYADGGPTSVDNLVTLCQHHHNVKTDGRARYIMDPITGDVAWLFSDGTFEIDRAQGPLAPRTMNWKQTWQQYLDMRKRPRGNARALRKEAIKP; this is encoded by the coding sequence GTGACAGCCAGCGACGCACCACCAAAGAAAGCCTATTTTTCTACCAATAACCTCGACGATACGGTTTGCGTTTTGGGCATGCTCCAACGCATTCAATCCTGGCAGCTATACCAATCCGTGCTTCCGCGATTAGAAGACGATGTCGAATGTACTACCGCCGCTTTAGCTAATCGGGTGGGCTTGAGCTACTGGCGTGTCTTATCCGCACTGCGTTCTCACCTGCGCATGCGAGAATTGCCGTTAACCACGGCGGTACAGACCGAACATTGGATTCTCGACCTCCCGCGGCTGCACGTCATTGATGCCGAGCTTGCCCCGCTTGGCGACGACGCCGAGGGCATCCAACTAATCGATGCCGCCCTTGCAGACTTCCTCACCCCGAAGGAACCTGCTCAGCATGTGCCCACGGAATCTGAAATCCGTAGATTCTTGCGCGACTACATCGACGGCATTCTCAAACCAGATATTGAGAAGGAAATCGAGCGCTCCGTTTCCATTTCTTATTCCAAAGGCCAAGCCACCATCACTCTGAAGACGGATAAAGCAACCGCCAGTGCTATTTCACGGCACATCGATAAAGCAGCGCGAAAGAAGAACATCACTAAGTCAGAGGCTTTGGAGACGCTGATCTTTAATCGCACCCAGACAAAAGTAGTAATCAATACCTACGCAGCGGGTGACGATGCTTCTCGCGTATACATACCTTCGGCGGGATGGTGCGTTCTTACAGAACATTTAAGCAATTACTCGATGACTCGCGAGCTGTGCCCAGAAGAAACATCCTCCTACGTTCCCACCGAACAAATCAGGACATGGGTTCACGGTCGCGATGCCACGTGCCGTTGGCCGGGGTGCTCCATGCCGGCGCATTACTGCCAGCTTGATCATCGAGTGGAGTATGCCGACGGCGGACCGACGAGCGTCGATAATCTTGTCACTCTCTGTCAACACCACCACAACGTAAAGACCGATGGTAGGGCACGCTACATAATGGATCCCATCACTGGGGACGTTGCCTGGCTCTTTTCGGACGGCACCTTCGAAATTGACCGTGCCCAAGGGCCTTTAGCACCGCGGACCATGAATTGGAAGCAAACCTGGCAACAATACCTAGACATGCGAAAGCGCCCCCGCGGCAATGCGAGGGCGCTACGAAAGGAGGCGATTAAGCCTTAA